The proteins below are encoded in one region of Oncorhynchus nerka isolate Pitt River linkage group LG15, Oner_Uvic_2.0, whole genome shotgun sequence:
- the LOC115120984 gene encoding zinc finger protein ZFP2-like, translated as MSLKRDKLLDGLEQSLYTLTKDNLCYLCVRCGIGSEDRFKGKENSERTLRRQIMEEIWENEDSKSWLLRLKEDIRGIQEDGIQEDGIQEDDRHVTVSSSASSSVSSSPSQSDGDGDAADCREAGKPRQSEVTQRTHTGEKPYSCNQCGKTFTQSGSLATHLRTHTGEKPHSCDVCGKTFNVAFNLNRHQRTHTGEKPYSCEKCGKSFSQSGLLASHRRSHTGEKPYVCDQCGQSFVNPGSLAKHKRKQHAGEKPYSCADCGKSFFESHTLANHRRTHTGEKPYSCDLCGKSFALSGTLIKHKLTHTGEKPYRCDRCGKSFRESGRLKVHQRMHTGEKPYGCAQCGKKFGHSQHLKEHLRTHTGEKPFSCDQCERKFTQPQHLKSHMRTHTGEKPFVCDQCEKRFAHSQQLKAHLRMHTGEKPHICDQCEKKFAHSQHLKDHMRTHTGEKPYICGECGKSFARTGTLKVHQKSHAAGEVCTDLPPQDQFQNPQINLNSTKFQIHLPPQDQFHNPQINLNSTKFQIHLPPQDQFQNPLINLNSTKFQTHLPPQDQFQNPP; from the coding sequence ATGAGTCTAAAGAGGGACAAGCTGTTGGATGGACTGGAACAGAGTTTATACACCCTAACCAAGGACAACTTATGTTACCTGTGCGTTCGTTGTGGAATAGGATCCGAGGATCGGTTCAAAGGTAAAGAAAACAGTGAACGCACGCTGCGGCGTCAAATCATGGAGGAAATCTGGGAAAATGAGGATTCAAAGTCTTGGTTACTCCGACTGAAAGAGGACATCAGAGGTATACAGGAGGATGGTATACAGGAGGATGGTATACAGGAGGATGATAGACATGTAACCGTGAGCTCCAGTGCATCAAGCAGCGTGTCCTCGAGTcccagccagtctgatggtgATGGGGACGCTGCAGACTGCCGTGAAGCTGGGAAGCCTCGACAGTCGGAAGTGACTCagcgaacacacactggagagaagccttacagTTGTAATCAGTGTGGGAAGACATTCACACAGTCAGGAAGCCTGGCAACTCATctgagaacacacactggagagaaaccgcATAGCTGTGATGTATGTGGGAAGACTTTTAACGTAGCCTTCAATCTGAACCGACACCagcgaacacacactggagagaaaccctacagctgtgagaagtgtgggaagagcttttcTCAGTCAGGCCTACTGGCCAGCCACCGTCGTtcgcacacaggagagaaaccgtaTGTCTGTGATCAGTGTGGGCAGAGCTTTGTCAATCCGGGATCACTGGCAAAGCACAAGCGAAAACAACAtgctggagagaagccttacagCTGCGCGGATTGTGGGAAGAGTTTCTTTGAGTCACATACCCTGGCTAACCAtcggaggacacacacaggagagaagccttacagcTGTGATCTATGTGGGAAAAGTTTTGCTCTGTCAGGAACCCTGATTAAACATAAGCTGACTCATACAGGAGAGAAACCGTACCGCTGTGACCGGTGTGGGAAGAGCTTCCGTGAATCAGGCAGGTTGAAAGTTCACCAGAGAatgcacactggagagaaaccttacgGCTGTGCTCAATGTGGGAAGAAATTTGGTCATTCGCAACACCTGAAAGAACACCTGCGAacgcacacaggagagaagccatttagctgtgatcagtgtgagaGGAAATTCACTCAACCACAACACCTGAAATCACACatgagaacacacactggagagaagccgtTTGTCTGTGATCAGTGTGAGAAGAGATTTGCTCATTCGCAACAACTCAAAGCACACCTGCGAatgcacactggagagaaacctcatATCTGCGATCAGTGTGAGAAGAAATTTGCTCATTCGCAACACCTGAAAGATCACAtgcgaacacacacaggagagaagccatacATCTGTGGAGAATGTGGAAAGAGCTTTGCTAGAACAGGAACATTGAAAGTGCACCAGAAATCACACGCAGCAGGTGAAGTGTGTACAGATCTGCCTCCCCAGGATCAGTTCCAGAACCCTCAAATAAATCTGAACAGCACAAAGTTCCAGATCCATCTGCCTCCCCAGGATCAGTTCCACAACCCTCAAATAAATCTGAACAGCACCAAGTTCCAGATCCATCTGCCTCCCCAGGATCAGTTCCAGAACCCTCTAATAAATCTGAACAGCACCAAGTTCCAGACCCATCTGCCTCCCCAGGATCAGTTCCAGAACCCTCCATAA